AACTTGCTTCCGGGGGAAAACCGTCTCTCTGTGCCCTGGTTTCCACAGAAAGGGGCCGGGGGCGGCCCAATCCACCCCCGGCCCCGACAGAACCTTCTCTACTTGCAGCAGCAGGAGGAGTCGCAGCGCACTTTCTTGAGGCACTGGCGGGTGATCTCCAGTCCCTTGTCGATGTCCTCCAGGGGCACGTTGAGGGCCGGGCGGAAACGAACCGAGTTGTCCCCGCAGGGCAGAATCAGCATCTTCTCCGACCAGCAGGTCTTGATGAACTTGTCCCGAAGCTCCGGGCTCACGATGTCGTAGGCGCAGAAGAGCCCCTTGCCCCGAACGTTGCGGACCATGTCCGGGAACTCCTTGCGGATCTCCTGGAGGCCGTTCAGAAGCCGAGGACCGGCGGTGTGGGACACATAGTCCAGGATCTTTTCGTCCCGGTAGATCTCCAGGTACCGCTGCGCCCGAACCATGTCCACCACCGTGCCGCCCCAGGTGGAGTTGATCCGGCTGGACACTTTGAAGCAGTTATCCTGCACTTCGTCGATCCGAGGACCCGCCACCAGACCGCAGATCTGGGCCTTCTTGCCGAAGCTGAAGATGTCCGGCTTCACAGGAGCGTGGTGCTCCCAAGCCCACATCTTCCCCGTGACGCCCATGCCGCACTGCACTTCGTCGAAGATGAGGAGGATGTCGTTCTCGTCGGCGATCTGCCGAAGCTGCTGCATGTACTCCGTCCGGAAGTGGTTGTCCCCGCCCTCGCCCTGGATGGTCTCCAGGATGATGGCGCAGATGTCGTCGGGGTTGTTGGCGATGGCCTGCTTGATCTGCTTGATCGACACGCTCTCCAGCCACTCCACCATCCCCAGGTTCTCCTCCAGGGGGAAGCTCATCTTGGGGTTGATGACCCGGGGCCAGTCATACTTGGCGAAGTACTGGTACTTGTTGGGGTCGTGGGTGTTGGTGACCGTGAGGGTGTAGCCGCTGCGGCCGTGGAAGGCGTCGTTGAAGTGGAGAACCTTGGTGCCCTTGCGCCCCGCCACGGCGTCGCCCTTGCTGATCTTCCCCGCCGCCAGAAGCTTGCGGACCTTCCAGTCCATGGCCACCTTGAAGGTGTTCTCCACCGCCAGGGTCCCATAGTCGATGAAGAAAACGTGGTTGAAGCCCTGGGGAACCGCCACTTCTCCGAAGGTCTTCACGAACTCCGCCATCTCGTGGGTGTAGATGTCCGAGTTGGCCACCTTGTTGATGGCTGCCCGGAAGATCTTCTCCTTGAACTCGTCGTTGGCCAGCTTCGGGTGGTTCATCCCGAAGGGAGCGGAAGCAAAGAAGGTGTAGAAGTCGAGCCACTTGTCCCCGTTCAGGGCATTCACGATATGGCTGCCCTGGGACTTCTCCATGTCGATGATGATGTCGAACCCGTCTCGCAGCAGATACTTCTCGATCTCCGGAAACACCTGATTCGTCGGAACGGAGTACTGGACGGACATCTCTTCTGCCTCCTTAAAATGTACTGGATTCCCCTTGGAGTTTCCCTCTTTCCAACTCCCCGAGGACATTGTAGAGGGGGCAGCAGGTGGAATACAAGAGCTTTTTTCCAGAATACGCAATACAATTCAAAATAAACAATTGTATTTCCAGGTTCAACAACCTATTGGTCAGTACACGAAACGGAACCCAAAAAGGGCACCCAGGTTTCACGCCCGGGCGCCCTTGTCCTACAGTTCAAAAAAGGGGGACTTCGCCAGCATCGCCAGGATCTCCTCTTGGGAAAAATGCCGTCCCTGTCCCATTCCGGGGCATCTCTCCCGTGCCTCTTCCCAGCTCTCCCGGGAGCGCAGCAGGGAGGGCCAAAAGGGGAAAAGGCTACACTGAGCAGGGCGAAGGCCATAGACCAGACACCGGCACTTTTCCGCGTCAAGGAAGATGCAGTCACCGTTCTTTCGTTCCACGAGGCTCGGCCTTCCCCATCGCTTCGTCATGAAACGACGGGAAAACTCCTCCTCCGTCAGCTCCATGTGCCTTGCCAGGCGTTGCATCTCCTCCGGAGTGACCCAGATGGCCCCAGGCTCACCGCGACAACAACGCCCACATTCCAGACAGGTAAAATCTAAACCGTCTGCAAACCACAATTCATCCACCCGCGGAAATCCTCTTTTCCTTGCCTCCCGCCGAGACCTCCGCAGAGAGAGACCCCTGAAGCTGGTCGTAGAGGACCTTCCAAAGCCCCACGCCCTCCGCTTCGCTCAGGGCTTCGGAGGCCATCTCCACCGCCGTGTCCTCCATGGGACCGAAGGGACGCTTGCGGTCCTCCCCTCCCAGGCGGCGGGCACTGGCCATCATTTCCTTCCATAGGGAAGCCAGAAAAACCCCTTCGAACTGCTTGCAGGCCTTTTCCAGCTGCTTTTCCTTCCGCTTCAGGACCTCCTGAGGGTCGGTGGGGTTCGCCATCAGGGGCGGCAGGGACCCGATTCTGCTCATGGAGCATCCCTCCTTATTGGATGATGAGCTGACCGTGCAGCGCTCCGGCCTGGTCGAGGGCCTGCAGGATGGGGATGAGATCCCGGGGGGTCGCCCCCACCGCGTTCAGCGCCCGCACCAGGTCCGTCACCGTGGAGGACTCGGGCAAGGCCACCACCTGCCCCTGACCTTCCTGGGCCTGCAGATCCGTGCGAGGGACCACGGCGGTCTGGCCCTGCCCCAAGGGGTTGGGCTGGCTGACCTGGGGGTTCTCGCTCACCCGGACGGTGAGG
The sequence above is drawn from the Aminomonas paucivorans DSM 12260 genome and encodes:
- the lat gene encoding L-lysine 6-transaminase, whose amino-acid sequence is MSVQYSVPTNQVFPEIEKYLLRDGFDIIIDMEKSQGSHIVNALNGDKWLDFYTFFASAPFGMNHPKLANDEFKEKIFRAAINKVANSDIYTHEMAEFVKTFGEVAVPQGFNHVFFIDYGTLAVENTFKVAMDWKVRKLLAAGKISKGDAVAGRKGTKVLHFNDAFHGRSGYTLTVTNTHDPNKYQYFAKYDWPRVINPKMSFPLEENLGMVEWLESVSIKQIKQAIANNPDDICAIILETIQGEGGDNHFRTEYMQQLRQIADENDILLIFDEVQCGMGVTGKMWAWEHHAPVKPDIFSFGKKAQICGLVAGPRIDEVQDNCFKVSSRINSTWGGTVVDMVRAQRYLEIYRDEKILDYVSHTAGPRLLNGLQEIRKEFPDMVRNVRGKGLFCAYDIVSPELRDKFIKTCWSEKMLILPCGDNSVRFRPALNVPLEDIDKGLEITRQCLKKVRCDSSCCCK
- a CDS encoding YkgJ family cysteine cluster protein; its protein translation is MDELWFADGLDFTCLECGRCCRGEPGAIWVTPEEMQRLARHMELTEEEFSRRFMTKRWGRPSLVERKNGDCIFLDAEKCRCLVYGLRPAQCSLFPFWPSLLRSRESWEEARERCPGMGQGRHFSQEEILAMLAKSPFFEL